Proteins co-encoded in one Polynucleobacter sp. MG-6-Vaara-E2 genomic window:
- a CDS encoding amino acid permease produces the protein MALGSTIGVGLFLGSASAIQIAGPSILLGYLLAGIVAFIVLRTLGEMAVHEPVAGSFAAYANSYVGPLAGYMVGWGYWTYWIVVGIAEVTAVGIYMGIWFPEIPQWIWALSSIVMMGLINLIAVKVFGEFEFWFALIKVIAIVAMIALGGSVILFGFTNDWQPIGLTNLWQHGGFFPNGIGGMLLSLQMVLFAYVGIEMIGLSAGEAENPQKTIPMAIDSLAWRILIFYMGAILVILALFPWNQVGQQGSPFVVMFERIGLREAAGLINFVVITAALSSCNAGIFSGGRLLYALSSNGYAPAPFAKLSKYGVPHRAVMATVAVCMSGVVLNYFVPDKAFQYIMAAVTFIGLTVWIAILFTQMKFRRSLSNEQVAQLGYRAPWWPYSSWFALAFIGLVVVLMGFHEDARMALILGPCLLGVYLAMFYIVGLHRKTTSREFKS, from the coding sequence ATGGCCTTAGGTTCAACAATAGGTGTTGGATTATTTTTAGGCTCTGCGAGCGCAATCCAAATTGCAGGCCCATCAATTCTTTTGGGATATCTGCTTGCGGGCATTGTTGCCTTCATCGTCTTACGTACGCTTGGTGAGATGGCAGTTCATGAGCCTGTTGCAGGTTCTTTTGCGGCATATGCCAATAGCTATGTGGGGCCATTAGCAGGCTATATGGTGGGTTGGGGCTATTGGACCTATTGGATTGTGGTTGGAATTGCTGAAGTCACAGCTGTTGGTATTTACATGGGTATTTGGTTCCCAGAAATACCGCAATGGATTTGGGCGCTATCTTCTATTGTGATGATGGGGCTAATCAATCTGATTGCCGTCAAGGTATTCGGTGAGTTTGAGTTTTGGTTTGCACTCATTAAGGTAATAGCCATTGTGGCCATGATCGCGTTAGGCGGATCAGTCATTTTGTTTGGTTTTACGAATGATTGGCAACCTATTGGCCTTACCAATCTTTGGCAGCATGGCGGTTTCTTTCCAAATGGCATCGGCGGTATGTTGCTCTCCTTGCAAATGGTGTTGTTTGCCTATGTCGGTATCGAGATGATTGGTTTATCTGCAGGTGAGGCAGAGAATCCTCAGAAAACGATTCCAATGGCAATTGACTCACTGGCTTGGCGCATCTTGATTTTCTATATGGGCGCAATCTTAGTGATCTTAGCGCTCTTTCCTTGGAATCAAGTTGGTCAGCAAGGCAGTCCATTTGTGGTGATGTTTGAGCGCATCGGTTTACGCGAAGCGGCAGGCTTAATTAACTTTGTTGTAATCACTGCAGCGCTCTCCTCATGCAATGCTGGCATCTTTAGTGGCGGCCGTCTTCTGTACGCTTTATCTTCTAATGGTTATGCCCCCGCGCCTTTTGCGAAGCTATCAAAGTATGGCGTTCCTCACCGAGCAGTGATGGCGACAGTGGCGGTATGTATGTCTGGTGTAGTGCTGAATTACTTTGTGCCTGATAAAGCCTTCCAATACATCATGGCCGCTGTCACCTTTATAGGATTGACGGTGTGGATTGCAATCCTATTTACCCAAATGAAATTCCGTCGCTCATTAAGTAACGAACAGGTTGCGCAGCTTGGCTATCGCGCGCCTTGGTGGCCGTATTCCTCTTGGTTTGCTCTGGCATTCATCGGTTTGGTAGTTGTTCTGATGGGCTTTCATGAGGATGCACGGATGGCATTGATATTGGGTCCGTGTTTATTGGGCGTGTATCTCGCGATGTTCTACATCGTTGGTTTACATCGCAAAACAACAAGTCGTGAATTTAAATCATAG
- a CDS encoding ThiF family adenylyltransferase translates to MAEDKIEDLAGVNEGSLQERRFGGVSRLYGPEMRARFQNATVVVAGLGGVGSWSAEALARTGVGHLVLVDFDHIAESNTNRQLHAFEGQYGKAKVEAMTQRILQINPEIQITACDEFLEPENLDRIIPENAFVLDATDSVQTKIALSVWARANNRALVMCGAAGGKSDPTSIRCDDLSRTEQDALLAKVRQGLRQDHGFSRNLKHKIGIRAIYSHEPRAGASTGGLACSGYGSTVMVTAACGLAAAAEILNLIGLDQKDEQK, encoded by the coding sequence ATGGCAGAAGACAAGATTGAAGATCTGGCTGGAGTGAATGAAGGCTCTTTGCAAGAACGCCGTTTCGGGGGAGTCTCTAGGCTCTATGGTCCTGAGATGCGCGCACGCTTTCAGAATGCTACTGTTGTTGTAGCTGGCTTAGGCGGTGTTGGGTCTTGGTCAGCAGAAGCACTCGCCCGAACCGGAGTTGGTCATTTGGTATTAGTAGATTTTGATCATATTGCTGAAAGTAATACCAATCGTCAACTGCATGCATTTGAAGGTCAGTATGGCAAAGCCAAAGTCGAAGCCATGACTCAGCGCATTTTGCAAATCAATCCTGAAATTCAAATTACAGCATGCGATGAATTTCTGGAGCCTGAAAATCTGGATCGAATTATTCCCGAAAATGCATTTGTATTAGACGCCACTGATTCAGTGCAAACCAAAATTGCATTATCGGTTTGGGCGCGAGCAAATAATCGTGCTTTAGTAATGTGTGGTGCTGCAGGAGGGAAGTCTGACCCCACTTCGATACGTTGTGATGATTTATCTCGTACCGAGCAAGATGCCTTATTAGCAAAGGTGCGTCAGGGTCTGCGCCAAGACCATGGCTTTTCTAGAAATCTAAAGCACAAGATTGGCATCAGAGCCATCTACTCTCATGAGCCGCGAGCTGGCGCTTCCACAGGTGGCTTGGCCTGCTCTGGCTATGGTTCTACGGTCATGGTGACTGCGGCTTGTGGGCTTGCTGCTGCTGCAGAAATTCTGAATTTGATCGGCCTAGATCAAAAAGATGAGCAAAAATAA
- the pdxH gene encoding pyridoxamine 5'-phosphate oxidase: MDPIAQLRKNYTFGQLSETEVTHLPLPLFQLWFDQAVKAECPEPNSMTLATADKAGNPSARIVLLKGADENGFTFFTNYESQKGKELADRPQAALLFHWHELERQVRIKGNVERVSPEESDQYFHSRPPASRIGAWASPQSEAIPNREFLEEAEERFKSEFGDTPPRPEHWGGYRLRPTEIEFWQGRPSRLHDRIHYKLHGSHWKISRLAP; the protein is encoded by the coding sequence ATGGATCCTATTGCTCAACTTCGCAAAAACTATACCTTTGGCCAGCTTTCAGAAACTGAGGTTACGCACCTACCTTTGCCTCTTTTTCAACTTTGGTTTGACCAAGCTGTTAAAGCCGAGTGCCCTGAGCCCAATTCCATGACTTTGGCAACTGCAGATAAAGCAGGTAATCCATCAGCTCGTATTGTCTTACTAAAAGGAGCTGATGAAAATGGTTTTACCTTTTTCACCAATTACGAGAGCCAAAAAGGCAAAGAGCTCGCAGATCGACCACAAGCTGCACTACTCTTTCATTGGCATGAATTAGAGCGCCAGGTACGAATTAAAGGGAATGTCGAACGAGTGAGCCCGGAAGAAAGTGATCAATACTTCCACTCTCGCCCACCAGCTTCTCGAATTGGGGCTTGGGCCTCACCTCAAAGTGAAGCCATTCCAAATCGAGAGTTTTTAGAAGAAGCAGAGGAACGCTTCAAATCAGAATTCGGTGATACCCCTCCGCGCCCTGAGCATTGGGGTGGCTATCGCTTACGTCCAACGGAGATTGAGTTTTGGCAAGGTCGACCTTCCCGTTTGCATGATCGCATCCATTACAAACTCCATGGCAGTCATTGGAAGATCAGCCGCTTGGCTCCGTAA
- the msrA gene encoding peptide-methionine (S)-S-oxide reductase MsrA, whose product MTENANKNLLPLGRATLGGGCFWCLEAVYQQILGVKSVVSGYAGGARPNPSYESVCTGVTGHAEIVDIVFDPQVISFRDLLEIFFVIHDPTTLNYQGNDHGTQYRSVIFTHSDEQFKIAHEVVQELEGSKIYANPVVTQIETAPTIYPAEDYHQNYFQQHPHQGYCAAVVAPKLAKFRAKFKSLIAPQYA is encoded by the coding sequence ATGACTGAAAATGCTAATAAAAATCTATTGCCCCTAGGAAGAGCTACCTTAGGAGGGGGATGTTTTTGGTGTCTTGAGGCTGTTTACCAGCAGATTTTGGGTGTGAAAAGTGTAGTTTCTGGCTATGCCGGGGGTGCTCGCCCCAATCCCTCTTATGAATCTGTTTGTACTGGGGTCACTGGGCACGCAGAAATCGTCGATATTGTGTTCGATCCCCAAGTCATTTCATTTAGAGATTTACTGGAAATTTTCTTTGTGATTCATGATCCCACCACCTTGAACTATCAGGGCAACGATCATGGAACCCAATATCGTTCTGTCATCTTTACCCATAGTGATGAGCAATTCAAAATTGCGCATGAAGTAGTGCAAGAATTGGAGGGCTCAAAAATTTATGCCAATCCTGTGGTGACGCAAATTGAAACTGCGCCAACTATTTACCCAGCAGAGGACTACCACCAGAATTATTTTCAGCAGCATCCCCATCAAGGATATTGCGCTGCGGTGGTTGCCCCAAAGCTAGCAAAGTTTAGGGCGAAATTTAAATCGCTGATTGCTCCGCAATACGCATAA
- a CDS encoding aldehyde dehydrogenase family protein yields the protein MNRFTFQFNEIKAAYAAEPNPTIEARLERIGRIEKMVKANEEKLCKALIADFGNRDPIESGLVEFQGIYQACAYTRKNLKEWMRPVQIETPFYMGGSEAWVESQSIGVVGIMSTWNYPVRLALLPAIAAIAAGNRVWLKPSERSSRTSGFLASLIQEYFHPSEFCVTTGGSDIAEQFAELPFAHLFFTGSELTGKKVMRAAATNLTPVTLELGGKSPAIIDHSAKLKDVAASIVYGKLLNGGQTCIAPDYILIEQSLQDAFIRELQTAARKQFGGTKQLTGPIDDAQLKNWDSLLNDAIERKAKVITLLDSSSTGTRRFEPVALIDIPENARILNEEIFGPILPIITVPNCAAAIEYINSRPHPLALYWFGKDKKNLRQVLDQTRSGGVTINDVFLHAAVESLPFGGVGSSGMGKYHGKAGFDTFSYQKSILEVRGLLGTNFMKGTKPAHPPYSKKTERLLKYLK from the coding sequence ATGAATCGATTCACCTTCCAGTTCAACGAAATTAAGGCTGCCTATGCCGCCGAACCCAATCCCACAATAGAAGCAAGGCTGGAGAGAATTGGGCGAATTGAAAAGATGGTCAAGGCTAATGAAGAAAAGCTTTGCAAAGCGCTTATTGCCGATTTTGGCAATCGGGACCCTATTGAATCTGGGTTAGTGGAATTTCAAGGGATCTATCAAGCATGCGCCTATACCCGCAAAAATCTCAAAGAGTGGATGAGGCCCGTACAAATTGAAACTCCTTTTTATATGGGAGGGTCAGAAGCTTGGGTCGAAAGCCAGTCTATTGGAGTCGTTGGCATCATGAGTACCTGGAATTACCCAGTTCGGTTGGCCTTGCTTCCTGCGATTGCCGCGATAGCGGCTGGCAACAGGGTATGGCTAAAACCATCTGAGCGTAGTTCACGTACCTCTGGATTCTTGGCAAGCCTTATTCAGGAATATTTTCATCCTAGTGAGTTTTGCGTGACGACTGGTGGCTCCGATATTGCTGAGCAATTTGCGGAACTCCCCTTTGCCCACCTGTTTTTTACAGGCTCAGAACTCACAGGCAAAAAAGTAATGCGCGCCGCAGCGACAAATCTGACTCCCGTTACTCTGGAACTCGGAGGCAAATCACCAGCCATCATCGACCATTCAGCAAAGCTAAAAGATGTGGCTGCTTCTATTGTCTATGGCAAGCTTCTCAATGGTGGTCAAACCTGTATCGCTCCCGACTACATCCTCATCGAGCAGAGCCTGCAAGACGCATTCATCCGTGAACTTCAAACAGCAGCCCGCAAGCAATTTGGCGGCACCAAACAACTCACTGGACCAATTGATGATGCTCAACTGAAAAACTGGGATAGTCTCTTAAACGATGCCATCGAGCGTAAGGCAAAGGTGATCACGCTGCTCGATAGCTCTTCTACAGGTACAAGACGTTTTGAACCAGTTGCTTTAATTGACATCCCCGAGAATGCACGCATCCTCAATGAGGAAATTTTTGGCCCTATTCTGCCTATCATTACTGTACCCAATTGTGCAGCTGCGATCGAGTACATCAACAGCAGACCTCATCCATTAGCGCTGTATTGGTTTGGTAAGGACAAGAAAAATTTGCGTCAAGTCTTAGATCAAACTCGCTCTGGTGGCGTCACCATTAATGATGTTTTCCTGCATGCCGCTGTCGAGTCGCTACCTTTTGGCGGGGTTGGCTCAAGCGGGATGGGCAAGTATCACGGTAAAGCAGGTTTTGATACCTTCAGTTACCAGAAGTCTATTCTTGAAGTGCGCGGACTTTTAGGCACAAACTTCATGAAGGGCACCAAACCTGCTCACCCTCCTTACTCGAAAAAAACAGAGCGCTTATTAAAGTATCTGAAGTAA
- the leuE gene encoding leucine efflux protein LeuE, whose protein sequence is MEWFSLSLLSPSNAGINDFSSYLLGTLLIILLPGPNSLYVLTIATQKGWRSGAWGALGIFVGDSILMGAVALGAASLLMSSPLLFQFLRIIGAIYLAWIGLGLLRSGRLRWTTQSHSKVYEIQARLMQLHPLLAALSLSLTNPKAIFFFIAFFSQFIQSDFEYPGFTLIYLATVLQIMSMAYLMGLILVGQYFSEHFKNHRRFTAGLWILAGLLFIGFALRLIFV, encoded by the coding sequence ATGGAATGGTTCTCATTAAGTCTCTTATCCCCCTCAAATGCGGGAATCAATGATTTCTCAAGCTATTTGCTTGGAACCTTGCTCATCATTTTGTTGCCGGGCCCCAATTCACTTTATGTCTTAACTATTGCAACACAAAAAGGCTGGCGCTCTGGTGCTTGGGGTGCGCTTGGAATATTCGTTGGCGATTCAATTCTGATGGGCGCTGTTGCTCTGGGCGCAGCTTCATTGCTAATGTCATCGCCTCTTCTATTTCAGTTTTTACGCATCATCGGAGCGATTTACCTAGCATGGATAGGGCTGGGCTTGCTACGCAGCGGGCGTCTACGTTGGACAACACAATCTCATTCAAAGGTGTATGAGATTCAAGCGCGCTTAATGCAATTGCACCCATTGCTTGCAGCGTTATCCCTGTCATTAACAAACCCCAAGGCTATCTTTTTCTTTATTGCCTTCTTCTCGCAATTTATTCAGTCAGATTTTGAGTATCCAGGCTTTACTTTGATTTATCTTGCAACGGTTTTGCAAATAATGAGCATGGCTTATCTCATGGGACTTATCTTAGTAGGGCAGTATTTCTCAGAACATTTTAAGAATCATCGCCGCTTTACTGCAGGATTATGGATCCTTGCAGGACTACTCTTTATCGGCTTTGCATTGCGTCTGATCTTTGTCTAA
- a CDS encoding DEAD/DEAH box helicase has protein sequence MTFSKETKHESKDASQDSKSTGSEFQNFALAASLLKNVAELGFTQATPVQAQVIPAALAGGDLLVSSQTGSGKTAAFLLPLINQLIESNPNNSPVPGRAQPKVLVLCPTRELAQQVAADAVNLVRGMKGIRIATVMGGMPYGKQIQALKGALLVVATPGRLLDLCDSKAIRLDDVKQLVIDEADRMLDMGFAEDLEAIDKRCASRDQTLMFSATFAPKIMSLANELTTDAKRIELAHAGEKHANIEQKLHWADSMSHKHKLLEHILADASLDQAVVFASTQVESEKIADTLRANGYEATALHGAMPQAVRMRRLESLRKGHTKILVATDVAARGIDVPRISHVINFGLPMKPEDYTHRIGRTGRAGRNGVAITLVEHRDRAKIRNIERFTQQDIVASVIAGLEPQAKPSFGGGGGRPGGRSGGGFGGNRSGGGRSGGGFGGNRSGGGGGNGGGNRFGESRSSDSRPARSADSRPARSADSRPARPAGGPRFAKPKTGGQRRNFSGN, from the coding sequence ATGACTTTTTCTAAAGAAACTAAACATGAGTCAAAAGACGCAAGTCAAGACTCAAAGAGCACTGGATCTGAATTCCAGAATTTCGCCTTAGCTGCGTCACTTCTTAAAAACGTTGCTGAACTGGGTTTTACCCAAGCTACACCTGTTCAAGCTCAGGTTATTCCTGCAGCTTTAGCTGGTGGTGACTTATTGGTCAGTAGCCAAACCGGTAGCGGTAAAACTGCTGCCTTTTTATTGCCTTTAATTAATCAACTAATTGAAAGCAACCCGAACAATTCACCTGTACCAGGTCGCGCACAACCTAAAGTGCTAGTGCTCTGCCCGACCCGTGAGTTAGCTCAACAGGTTGCTGCTGACGCAGTGAATTTAGTTCGCGGCATGAAAGGTATTCGCATTGCCACTGTTATGGGTGGCATGCCTTACGGCAAACAAATCCAGGCATTGAAAGGTGCATTGTTAGTTGTTGCAACCCCAGGTCGTTTACTCGACTTGTGTGATAGCAAAGCAATTCGCTTAGATGATGTTAAACAACTCGTCATTGATGAAGCTGATCGCATGCTCGACATGGGATTTGCCGAAGATCTCGAAGCAATTGATAAACGTTGCGCTAGTCGCGACCAAACCTTAATGTTCTCTGCAACTTTTGCGCCAAAGATTATGTCTTTAGCCAATGAATTGACCACAGATGCCAAGCGTATTGAACTTGCTCACGCAGGTGAAAAGCACGCCAATATTGAGCAGAAGTTGCACTGGGCTGACAGCATGTCACACAAGCACAAGCTTCTTGAGCACATTTTGGCTGATGCCTCTTTGGATCAAGCAGTAGTGTTTGCAAGCACTCAAGTTGAAAGCGAAAAGATCGCTGACACACTGCGTGCAAACGGTTACGAAGCAACTGCCCTTCACGGTGCAATGCCTCAAGCTGTGCGTATGCGTCGCCTTGAGTCCTTACGTAAGGGTCATACCAAGATTTTGGTTGCAACAGATGTAGCGGCTCGTGGTATTGATGTGCCACGCATTAGCCACGTGATTAACTTTGGCTTGCCAATGAAACCAGAAGACTATACGCACCGTATCGGTCGAACTGGTCGTGCTGGTCGTAATGGCGTCGCAATCACATTGGTTGAACATCGTGATCGCGCCAAGATTCGCAATATTGAGCGCTTTACACAGCAAGATATTGTTGCCTCAGTGATCGCTGGTCTTGAGCCACAAGCTAAGCCTAGTTTTGGCGGTGGCGGTGGTCGTCCTGGTGGTCGCTCTGGCGGCGGCTTTGGCGGTAACCGCTCTGGAGGCGGTCGCTCTGGCGGCGGCTTTGGCGGTAACCGCTCTGGAGGCGGTGGTGGCAATGGCGGTGGAAATCGTTTTGGTGAATCTCGTTCTAGCGATTCACGTCCAGCGCGCTCTGCTGACTCACGTCCTGCACGTTCCGCGGATTCACGTCCAGCTCGTCCAGCGGGTGGTCCACGCTTTGCTAAACCAAAGACTGGCGGCCAACGTCGTAACTTCAGCGGCAACTAA
- a CDS encoding chorismate lyase produces the protein MTHRNRLRSAWNRVGSGEIHRAPRKWQPWLSDTGSLTQKIEKAIGQKLQVQVLRDCPQTLNSDESRYFHFQIRRCRVREVMLCANNIPLVMAHSVIPTLSSSGSNHSVLRLGSKPLGAVLFAKTRMHSKAKPPRDIARLDKGSALWKKCSKHNVDLSSPLWARRTLYRLKGHPILVNEIFLPALLNYPSI, from the coding sequence ATGACTCACCGCAATCGCCTCCGTTCTGCATGGAATCGAGTCGGTTCCGGTGAGATTCATCGGGCGCCACGCAAGTGGCAACCGTGGTTGAGCGATACCGGGTCTTTGACCCAAAAAATTGAGAAAGCAATTGGTCAAAAACTGCAGGTTCAGGTTTTGCGTGATTGCCCTCAAACCTTAAATAGCGACGAGAGTCGCTATTTTCATTTCCAGATTAGACGTTGTCGGGTTCGTGAAGTAATGCTCTGCGCAAACAATATTCCCCTGGTGATGGCGCATAGCGTAATACCCACGCTGAGCTCAAGTGGCAGTAATCATTCAGTATTGCGTCTTGGTAGCAAGCCCCTAGGTGCTGTACTGTTTGCTAAAACTCGTATGCACTCCAAAGCAAAACCGCCGCGTGATATTGCACGCCTTGATAAAGGAAGTGCGCTATGGAAAAAATGCTCTAAGCATAATGTTGACCTTAGCTCACCCTTATGGGCACGGCGTACGCTGTATCGCTTAAAAGGCCACCCTATCTTGGTCAATGAAATTTTCTTACCGGCTTTGCTGAACTACCCATCTATTTAA